In Thermoanaerobacter uzonensis DSM 18761, the genomic stretch GGGCGAAACGACTGTACAACTTATAATTGGTCACAAAATTGCAAAAATTAATGGAAAAAGTTATGAATTAGCAGTGGCGCCGCAAATTATAAACGGTTATACCTATGTGCCTTTAAGATTTGTTGGTGAAGCCCTTGGAGATGAAGTAATATACGATAATGGACACATAATAATCAATTCCTCCAACCAAAGAACAACGGTAAATTCAATAACTGCAACCAAAAACATGGTTGGTATTAGTACTCTTTCAACTCCTAATGTAACCAGTGAAAAAGATTTGTATCTTTTAATTAAAAATGCTCTTGAAAACAATGAAGATGAGATAACTTTTACCCTTAGCAATTCTTTCTACAATTCTGTAAGAAGTAGTGGTACAGTTAATGATATATTAAACAGTATATCGGATATTGTAGATCTGGTATTGGCACATCATCCTGAAATTGGCTATGCTAATAAGTGGACTATTTCTGCAAATGGTTTTAACAATGTCATAAGTAAAGTAAGTATAAAATTTGAATATATATATCCTAAAGATAAATTGGAAAAAATGAAAGATGAAGTATATATTAAAGCTAAAGAAATTATTAGCCAAATAATAAAACCAGATATGTCTGATATAGATAAAGTCAAAGCAATTCACAACTACATTGTAAAGAATACTAAATATGATTATGAAAATTTGATAAATAACACTATACCACCAGAATCTTATACTGCTTATGGAGTTTTGATAAAAGGAGTAGGGGTGTGCCAAGGATATGCTGCAGCTTTTAATTTACTTGCTCAGTTAGCTGGGATTGATAGCCTTGGAGTAGCTGGTACAGGTTTTAATTATAGTGGGTCTATGCCTCATGCTTGGAATATGATAAGAATTGACGGCAAAATCAGTTACGTAGATGTTACATGGGATGACCCTGTTCCAGATCAAGGGGATAATGTAAGATATGATTATTTCAATGTAACAGAGGAGCAGTTAGCAAAAGACCATAGTTGGGATAAAGAAAAATTTTCGGAAAAATATTTTGATTATAAATGAGAGGGGTTAAGCGATTACTTAAACCCTCATTAGTATTAATTATTTCAATCTTTTATACTCATCACTGTGCCAATGAAAATAGGTAAATTTGTCTTATTGTCAATAATTGCATATACAAAAGGTCTATCTAATTTTACTATTTTAGGATTTACTGGCATTCCTGTGGACGTCATATCGACTGATGTTACAGCTCCTGCCTTTGTTCCTTTTTCATCAACAGATATAAAGGTTTTGTGAAGGACTTCTGATATAAAAATATTACCGACGGAAGAAGTTCCTAGTTTAGTAAAGTTTGCCTTTTCTGGTGAAAAAGCGTCCTTCATTCCGAGGGATTCTAAGGTACTATTAAGGTTGATTTCATAGTCATACTTAAATTTTGGAAGAGATGCATGTACCAAAGTTGTTTTCGCATTTTTGATTAAATTTATAAATTTTTCTCCTGTCAATGTCTTAATGTATTCATTTACTGATATATTTTCATTAGGAAGAATGACCACAAAACTGTAATGGTTCTTAGCATAGGGTTTAATAAAACCAATTACTTCTTCATCTTCAATATAAAAATTTTCTTCCGACTTCATAAATTCAGCTTTCTGCTTATTTCCATTTATATCAGTAAATACATCTTCGTATATATTGTGTTTTTCATATACTGTCTCCCATTCTGCATCAAAAGCTACAGCATTAATCAGATACATGACATCTTCTGGGCCAATTTTGTTCAATATTTTGTCAATCATTCCATCTGTCTTCGATTTTACCCAGTTGTTTATGTCACTTACTGTACTGCTATCAAAAGCAGCTTTAAAAATATCAGCCCCGTAATAGTCTGCGTTTGCTTGGAGGAAATTTTTAGAAGGTGTTAAATCGCCTTCTTTAAACCATATTGAGTTTGCTATATTTAATTTTGACTTTTCTTCATTAGGCAGTTTCATAACATATGTGTATAAATATTTATTTAACTCTTCTAACGGCATATTTTTTCCCAATACTTTTTCCATTTGTGAAAGAGTTTCTTTATCTGCTCCGTTTGCTGTCATAGCTAATGCCAGCATTACTGAAAGTGGGGAAATTAAAGAATTTTTCTTATGATCAATTAATTTTTTAAAAATCTCAATTGAAAAATCAGCTGTATTATTTATAAATTTTTCATCTATGTTTTTTTCACTTACTGGATTTGCTTTTATTCCCTCCATCAAATTTGCAGCTTGAACTTTTGAGGTAGGAAAAGAACATCCTGTTATATTCATTAACATTGCAATGAATATTGTGATGCTGAGTATTGCTGTAAAAAGTTTTTTAAGTTCTGGAATCATCATGCAGATCTCACCCCTTTATCTTTTTTTCTACTAAGTTAGACGAATTTGACAAGTAAATGTTCCATAAGAGAATAAAAATAACCTGCCCGGAAAGACTAAGAATGTTTTCCAGGCAGGGAGGCAGGGAAAGTCTTTATTTTTATTGGTTCTGCCATTTTTATCCCTCAATTTCTTCTGTATTGTCCTTTTCTGAGTGAAAGTCTTGTCCTGCTTCTTTCAAAGCTTCCAATGAAACATTGTTTTTGTTTTTTGAAATAGCGCCCCAGCATATCCTAGTTAAAATCCTGTAAAACCAGCTTTCAAATACTTGAGGGTTTTTAAGCTGGTAAATTTTCTGGTAACACTGAAGGAATGCTTCTTGCACACATTCTTCCGCTATATGTTTTTCGCCTGTGATAAGATATGCAGTTTTTAATGCTTTTGGGCCTTGAAATTTCATGAGATGGTCAAAAACTTCAAAATCACCTTTTTGTATTTTTTTAATAATATCTGTTATATCCAATATTTTGTCATCTCTTCTTTGGGAGCTCCCTCTACTATATAAGAGGGGAAAATTGATAAAAAGTTCCCTTATAGTACAAGAAAAGCCATTATATAATTGAATCACTAGAAAAGGAAAAACAGGCGGTGATATAATAGAACAACCGCCTTTTTCCCTTTGTAGCAGGACCTTTGATTTTTGTTATATTAACTTTCGCAGGTATGCGATGGTTTAAAAAGGATGTACTCGATTGAGTTAATAAGGAGTTGTAACTATACCTAAAACTGCTCCCCTTATAATTGAATTAGAGGACAACTTTTGTAAGGATTCAGGATGTCCCACCACTACAACTCCGTAGTATTTTATGCCCTTTTCCTTTAAAAAACTTACTGTTCTTTTTAGATTTGTCGAAGAATAACTTTGCAAATTACTGAGTTGTTCCAGCTGTTTTAAAAATTCTTTTTCGCCATCACGGCTGTCAATATAGGGGTTTCCAACCAATCTTTCTGCAAGGTAGTTTTTTTCTTTATAGTCGTTTTCTTCATAAACTAAAACGGCACCCCACATTAGTTTTAAATCCTCAGGTATAATAGTTTTAATTTCGCTAAAGGTTAAAGGCCTGTCAAAAGATAAAGCCATTTCAACGAGATTATCGTTAGGTATATTTTTTAGTACATCAAACTCTCTTATAACTTTATCATATTTTACTGCGGGATTGTAAAATTTTAATTTTGGCACGGCATAAGGAGCAAGGTATTCTTTTGTACCTTCTGGTATGGCTTGGTCAGTTTCGATAACACAAAAAGATTTGTCACCTTTAATTTGTTCTCCTCCCCAAAAATCAAAATCAACTATCATTATTCCAGCAGGATAAGGTTTATTTTCTATTAACCTTAGGAGATAATATTCTTTTTGTCGCCCAAATAGTCTAACATCATAACTTTCTCCTGCAATTGCAATGGTATTAGGCTCAGTAAATTTAACAATATCCGGATAAAAGCTATTTATACGGTTTTCTTGATTCTGTAGCATCATTTCGGGAATTATGAAGGTTAATACAAAAACACCTATGGCGATAATTAAAGAAATTATTATTATGCGAAGTATACTTTTAAAACGAGCTTTGCGCAAAAAAGCTTTTTCGTCAAAAGATATATTGCTTATTGGTTTATTTAAATCTGATCCCATTTAACTTTTCTCCTCCTCTTTTAAATATTCTTTTAATTTTTTCCTTAGTCTCCATACCATTGTCTTTACTGTATTGGAATTGGTTTTTAAGTAAGAGGAAATTTCTTCATTTGACATTTCTAATATGAATTTAAGGTAAAAGAGCTTTTGCTCATTGAGAGTAAGCCTATTAACTGCTTTTTTTATTACTTCTTTATTTTCAAACTGTTGAAACTCTGAAAAGGTACTTTGAGGAAAAGCATCTATAATAGAAACTGTCACATCTTTTTTGGTTTTGCGCAAAAAATCAGTGTATTTGTTTCGCGCCGCAGTCAAAACATAAGCTTTTAGCTTTCCCTCTTGAATGCCGTCTAAATTCAAGTATGTGGAAAGCAGAGCTTCTTGAGCTATGTCTTCAGCGTCAGCCTGTGGTACACCCAATTTAAGTAAATTATAGAATGCAGCTTTGTACAAATCCTGCCACATTAACTCCTCCTCCTTATAACTTTTCATTAATAAAGACGTTTGAGGGATGAAAAAGTAAACAAATTAAAAATATGAAATATGCAAAAATTCGTTGTTATTTCGATTATAACTCAAAAGAGCTTGTTCTAAAGCTTTTTTTAAAAAGGCAGGAAGGATTTCATACTTTTATGGAGAATATAAATCTATTATCGGCATTTTTTAAAAACTGGGCATACCATTTTTGGGTTAGTTTTGTAATTCTGAATTAAAAAAGGAGAGTGTATAAGTATGAAAGAATGCCAGAAACTTATAACAGAGAGAAGGTCTATCACATTTTTTGACACGACAAAAGAAATATCCTATGACCTTATAAAAGAAGTCCTTGAGGTAGCTGCTACAGCGCCTTCGGCTAATAATCTTCAGCCTTGGGAGGTAAAAGTTATAAAGGACAAAG encodes the following:
- a CDS encoding serpin family protein yields the protein MMIPELKKLFTAILSITIFIAMLMNITGCSFPTSKVQAANLMEGIKANPVSEKNIDEKFINNTADFSIEIFKKLIDHKKNSLISPLSVMLALAMTANGADKETLSQMEKVLGKNMPLEELNKYLYTYVMKLPNEEKSKLNIANSIWFKEGDLTPSKNFLQANADYYGADIFKAAFDSSTVSDINNWVKSKTDGMIDKILNKIGPEDVMYLINAVAFDAEWETVYEKHNIYEDVFTDINGNKQKAEFMKSEENFYIEDEEVIGFIKPYAKNHYSFVVILPNENISVNEYIKTLTGEKFINLIKNAKTTLVHASLPKFKYDYEINLNSTLESLGMKDAFSPEKANFTKLGTSSVGNIFISEVLHKTFISVDEKGTKAGAVTSVDMTSTGMPVNPKIVKLDRPFVYAIIDNKTNLPIFIGTVMSIKD
- a CDS encoding sigma factor regulator N-terminal domain-containing protein, which encodes MGSDLNKPISNISFDEKAFLRKARFKSILRIIIISLIIAIGVFVLTFIIPEMMLQNQENRINSFYPDIVKFTEPNTIAIAGESYDVRLFGRQKEYYLLRLIENKPYPAGIMIVDFDFWGGEQIKGDKSFCVIETDQAIPEGTKEYLAPYAVPKLKFYNPAVKYDKVIREFDVLKNIPNDNLVEMALSFDRPLTFSEIKTIIPEDLKLMWGAVLVYEENDYKEKNYLAERLVGNPYIDSRDGEKEFLKQLEQLSNLQSYSSTNLKRTVSFLKEKGIKYYGVVVVGHPESLQKLSSNSIIRGAVLGIVTTPY
- a CDS encoding RNA polymerase sigma factor, whose protein sequence is MWQDLYKAAFYNLLKLGVPQADAEDIAQEALLSTYLNLDGIQEGKLKAYVLTAARNKYTDFLRKTKKDVTVSIIDAFPQSTFSEFQQFENKEVIKKAVNRLTLNEQKLFYLKFILEMSNEEISSYLKTNSNTVKTMVWRLRKKLKEYLKEEEKS
- a CDS encoding stalk domain-containing protein, which codes for MLKKISLILLVFVAFSILIPISAQAANITITINGQNVVFEQKPVIKDDTTLVPMRAFFEALGAKVNWEEKTKTVIAFRGETTVQLIIGHKIAKINGKSYELAVAPQIINGYTYVPLRFVGEALGDEVIYDNGHIIINSSNQRTTVNSITATKNMVGISTLSTPNVTSEKDLYLLIKNALENNEDEITFTLSNSFYNSVRSSGTVNDILNSISDIVDLVLAHHPEIGYANKWTISANGFNNVISKVSIKFEYIYPKDKLEKMKDEVYIKAKEIISQIIKPDMSDIDKVKAIHNYIVKNTKYDYENLINNTIPPESYTAYGVLIKGVGVCQGYAAAFNLLAQLAGIDSLGVAGTGFNYSGSMPHAWNMIRIDGKISYVDVTWDDPVPDQGDNVRYDYFNVTEEQLAKDHSWDKEKFSEKYFDYK
- a CDS encoding RNA polymerase sigma factor, coding for MDITDIIKKIQKGDFEVFDHLMKFQGPKALKTAYLITGEKHIAEECVQEAFLQCYQKIYQLKNPQVFESWFYRILTRICWGAISKNKNNVSLEALKEAGQDFHSEKDNTEEIEG